AGTCGAGCTGCCTCAGCCTGGGATCGAGCCTGTCTCTCAGCCAGTCACCGAAGAAGTTAAGGGACATGACCAGGAGGAAGATGCACACGCCTGGGAAGAACGAGATCCACCACGCATCGTTGATGTAGAGGCGTCCGTCGTTCACCATCGCACCCCAGGCCGGAGTCGGGGGTGGGATGCCCGCGCCCAGGAAGCTG
The window above is part of the Dehalococcoidia bacterium genome. Proteins encoded here:
- a CDS encoding ABC transporter permease, whose translation is LSIKERDYVSLARVAGASTFRMIIWHILPGVVNTIIVLATLRVGQVILTESILSFLGAGIPPPTPAWGAMVNDGRLYINDAWWISFFPGVCIFLLVMSLNFFGDWLRDRLDPRLRQLD